The genomic segment GCCGAACTCACAGCAGGGAAGGAGCATCCGACGAGCGCTCGAGGTGTTGCGCGCGCTCGGTGAGGAGGGAGCGAGCGACAACGGCGGGTTGTCGGTGACGCGGCTGTCCGAGCTGCTCGGTCACGACAAGAGCCAGATCTCGAGGGCTCTCACCCTGCTCGCCGAAGAGGGATTCGCCGAGCGTGTGCCCGGACAGCGCGGTTACCGGCTCGGGTGGGAGATCTACACCCTCGCGCGCAGGGCCGCTCGCGACCCGCTCGTCGAGGAGGGCGAGAACGTGGTCGCCGGGCTTGTCGCGGCGATCGAGGAATCGTGCGCCGTGATCGTGCGAAGCGGCGACGAGCTGCTGACCGTCGCGGCCGAGACCGCCACGCGCACGCTCAAGGCCGTCGGGTTCGTTGGGGCCCGCGGGCCTCTGATGGCGACCGCGGCGGGGCGGGCGATGATGAGCGGCCTGACACGCGACGAGTTCGATGCGCTGCTCGAACGCGTCCCCCCGAAAGCGATGAACGAGCTCACCGAGACCGACCCGGCGAGGATCTGGGAGCTGGTCGAGGCCGATCGAGAGCGAGGTTGGTGGCTCGTCGACCGAGAGTACGACCTCGAGCTCTGCGGGATCGCCGCCCCGGTCACCGATCCGAGCGGCTCGGTGGTCGCGGTCCTCAGCACCGCCGGTCCTCGCCTCCGTCTGCTCGAGCGCACCGAGGAGATCGGCGCCGCGGTACGTGCCGGGGCGATCGAGCTTTCATCGAGGATGCGCGGCGAGCCGAGGCCCATCGCTGACTGACGCTCAGTCCGTCGCCACCTCGAGCCGGAAGCGGTCGCGACCCGTGTGCAGCTCCCAGAGCCGCTCCGCGAGCTCGGCCGGGTCCTTCTCGGGGTGACCCTCCTCGATCGCGCCACCGATGACGAGCTGGGAGACCTGGATGCCCTCGTCGGAGAGCGCCTCGTTCAGCATCTGCGCGTAGGCCGATAGGCCCGCGAAGGCGATGCTGGTGCCGGCGGCGAAGTCGTGGCGCGGCTTGACCGCGGTGCCGCCGTTGACGAACAGGATCGTCCCGGTGTCGTCGGGCAGGAAGCGCATTCCCGGGATCACCTGGTGGGCGGCGGCGATCGGGCCGTAGATCGAGAACTCGACCGGCCCGACGACGTCCTCGGGAGTCGTTTCGAGGACCGGGCGCATGAAGTCCTTCTGGGGTAGGGGGCTGTACTGGAGCACCTCGATCGGCCCGAGCGTCTCGGTCGCGCGCTCGAGCGCCTTTGCGATCGCGCCCGGCGAGCGCACGTCGGCCTCGAAACCGGCTGCCTGGACCCCGTCGGCCGACAGCTCCGACGCCAGCGCGTCCACGCGCTCCTGGCTGCGCGAGATCAGCGCCACCGCGTAGCCCTCGCGCCCGAAGCGCCGCG from the Thermoleophilia bacterium SCSIO 60948 genome contains:
- a CDS encoding IclR family transcriptional regulator, whose translation is MPNSQQGRSIRRALEVLRALGEEGASDNGGLSVTRLSELLGHDKSQISRALTLLAEEGFAERVPGQRGYRLGWEIYTLARRAARDPLVEEGENVVAGLVAAIEESCAVIVRSGDELLTVAAETATRTLKAVGFVGARGPLMATAAGRAMMSGLTRDEFDALLERVPPKAMNELTETDPARIWELVEADRERGWWLVDREYDLELCGIAAPVTDPSGSVVAVLSTAGPRLRLLERTEEIGAAVRAGAIELSSRMRGEPRPIAD
- a CDS encoding SDR family NAD(P)-dependent oxidoreductase produces the protein MTTLAIIGAGRGLGAAVARRFGREGYAVALISRSQERVDALASELSADGVQAAGFEADVRSPGAIAKALERATETLGPIEVLQYSPLPQKDFMRPVLETTPEDVVGPVEFSIYGPIAAAHQVIPGMRFLPDDTGTILFVNGGTAVKPRHDFAAGTSIAFAGLSAYAQMLNEALSDEGIQVSQLVIGGAIEEGHPEKDPAELAERLWELHTGRDRFRLEVATD